The following proteins are encoded in a genomic region of Leifsonia psychrotolerans:
- a CDS encoding DUF2530 domain-containing protein produces MRLWLKDSERRPDPLPARTDARKAIVAGTAAWFLAAVAALILRSELDATGRAWWLWCALIGLGLGLLGFAWVQFRRR; encoded by the coding sequence ATGCGCCTGTGGTTGAAAGACAGCGAGCGGCGTCCTGATCCCCTGCCTGCCCGCACCGATGCGCGCAAGGCAATCGTCGCGGGCACGGCAGCCTGGTTTCTGGCTGCCGTGGCCGCGCTCATCCTGCGGTCAGAACTCGATGCCACCGGCCGTGCCTGGTGGCTCTGGTGCGCCCTGATCGGTCTGGGGCTCGGATTACTCGGCTTCGCCTGGGTGCAGTTCCGTCGCCGCTAG
- the serC gene encoding phosphoserine transaminase, producing the protein MPDLTIPTELLPADGRFGCGPSKIRPEQLRHLTEFGASILGTSHRQPPVKNLVGRVRSGLSGLFRAPEGYELIVGNGGSTAFWDAAAFSLIERRAQNLVFGEFGQKFASAAAAPFLEAPDVITAPAGSRAEVVVTEGIDVYAWPQNETSTGVMAPVTRVAGDAGALTVIDATSAAAGIDFDAASADVYYFAPQKNLASDGGLWFALFSPAAIERVMRIAASGRYIPEFLSLKNAIDNSRLNQTLNTPALATLLLLENQLDWINGNGGLAWASARTRESSSILYDWAERVDYATPFVANPDHRSQVVVTIDFADSVDAAAVAKALRANGIVDTDPYRKLGRNQLRVATFTAIEPSDVQKLVGSIEYVVDQLAH; encoded by the coding sequence ATGCCGGATCTGACAATTCCCACTGAACTGCTGCCCGCCGACGGACGTTTTGGCTGCGGCCCGTCCAAAATTCGACCGGAGCAGCTCCGCCACCTCACTGAATTCGGTGCCAGCATCCTGGGCACGTCCCACCGCCAGCCGCCGGTGAAGAACCTCGTCGGCCGGGTGCGCTCCGGCCTGTCGGGCCTGTTTCGCGCACCGGAGGGCTATGAGCTCATCGTGGGCAACGGCGGCTCGACCGCCTTTTGGGATGCCGCAGCCTTCTCGCTGATCGAGCGTCGCGCGCAGAACCTCGTCTTCGGCGAGTTCGGCCAGAAGTTCGCCAGCGCCGCCGCCGCCCCGTTTCTAGAGGCGCCCGATGTCATTACTGCGCCGGCCGGTTCGCGCGCCGAGGTCGTCGTGACCGAGGGCATCGACGTCTATGCCTGGCCACAGAACGAGACATCGACCGGCGTGATGGCCCCCGTCACCCGGGTGGCCGGCGACGCCGGTGCGCTGACAGTGATTGACGCCACGAGCGCCGCTGCCGGCATCGACTTCGACGCGGCTTCGGCGGATGTCTACTATTTCGCTCCGCAAAAGAACCTGGCCTCCGACGGCGGACTCTGGTTCGCCCTCTTCTCACCAGCCGCGATCGAACGCGTCATGCGTATTGCGGCCAGCGGACGCTATATTCCCGAGTTCCTCAGCCTGAAGAACGCGATTGACAACTCTCGACTCAACCAGACGCTGAACACACCGGCGCTGGCAACCCTGCTGCTGCTCGAGAACCAGCTCGACTGGATCAACGGCAACGGCGGACTCGCCTGGGCTTCGGCTCGAACCCGTGAGTCCTCGTCGATTCTCTACGACTGGGCCGAGCGCGTCGACTACGCGACACCGTTCGTCGCGAACCCCGACCACCGTTCGCAGGTCGTCGTCACGATCGACTTCGCCGACTCGGTGGATGCCGCGGCCGTCGCGAAAGCTCTGCGTGCCAACGGGATCGTCGACACCGACCCGTATCGCAAACTCGGCCGCAATCAGCTGCGTGTGGCAACGTTCACCGCGATTGAGCCGTCAGACGTGCAGAAGCTCGTCGGCTCGATCGAGTACGTCGTCGACCAGCTGGCACACTAG
- a CDS encoding metal-dependent transcriptional regulator, which translates to MTDLIDTTEMYLRTILDLEEENIVPLRARISERLGHSGPTVSQTVARMERDGLVVVSGDRHLELTASGCSKAVHVMRKHRLAERLLSDVIGLEWEFVHDEACRWEHVMSERVERKILEILGHPTESPYGNPIPGLEELGQPSAGNFMNGVTNVVSVVAGSTEPVTAVIRRLGEPVQFDPELLTQLKQSGVMPGATGVFSAVGSYVLVQVEGFGAGLELPNEVASHLFVTTPPAVV; encoded by the coding sequence ATGACGGATCTCATCGACACCACTGAAATGTACCTCCGCACGATTCTCGACCTTGAAGAAGAGAACATCGTTCCGCTTCGTGCGCGTATCTCCGAGCGACTGGGTCACTCCGGTCCGACGGTTTCACAGACAGTTGCCAGGATGGAACGAGACGGCCTCGTCGTCGTCTCGGGCGACCGCCATCTCGAACTCACCGCTTCTGGTTGCAGCAAGGCCGTGCACGTGATGCGTAAGCACCGTCTGGCGGAGCGTCTTCTCAGCGATGTGATCGGACTCGAGTGGGAGTTCGTGCACGATGAGGCCTGCCGCTGGGAGCATGTGATGAGCGAGCGCGTCGAGCGCAAGATTCTCGAGATTCTCGGCCACCCCACCGAGTCACCGTATGGTAATCCGATTCCCGGTCTCGAAGAGTTGGGCCAGCCGTCGGCTGGCAACTTCATGAATGGTGTGACCAACGTGGTGAGCGTCGTCGCCGGGTCGACGGAACCCGTGACCGCCGTCATCCGTCGTCTCGGCGAGCCGGTTCAGTTCGACCCCGAGCTGTTGACACAGCTCAAACAGTCCGGTGTGATGCCGGGTGCCACGGGCGTCTTTTCGGCCGTTGGCTCCTACGTGCTGGTTCAGGTCGAGGGCTTCGGGGCAGGCCTCGAATTGCCCAATGAGGTCGCGAGCCACCTGTTCGTCACGACTCCGCCGGCTGTGGTCTGA
- a CDS encoding C40 family peptidase, with translation MADVRSTAPQNSRPKKSRRRGSLGNIVVMTLAGGLVATMALPAYAFAPGSTDTQYGATESTELIKADAQNVKVDAQAATVSVSRDGFTATTKEELAAAAAAVAEAAAAESRRQAAAAAMTSYATSYSGPSVSDYLASPPYPNYDLSSVFSVASQYQGVPYVYGGATPAGFDCSGFVMYVYAQFGIGLPHSSTGQGAAGTRISLADAQPGDLVIMDGHDGFYAGNGNILHAPYEGASVRIQPLWTSDYYIVRLGI, from the coding sequence GTGGCGGACGTCCGCAGCACGGCTCCCCAGAACTCTCGACCGAAGAAGTCCCGTCGCCGGGGCAGCCTCGGCAACATCGTCGTCATGACACTTGCCGGCGGCCTCGTCGCCACCATGGCACTGCCCGCCTATGCTTTCGCACCCGGCAGCACTGATACTCAGTACGGGGCCACCGAGTCCACTGAGCTCATTAAGGCCGACGCGCAGAACGTGAAGGTCGACGCACAGGCGGCCACCGTCAGCGTCTCGCGTGATGGCTTCACCGCCACCACGAAGGAAGAGCTTGCCGCGGCCGCGGCTGCAGTAGCCGAGGCCGCCGCTGCCGAGTCGCGCCGTCAGGCCGCTGCCGCAGCGATGACCAGCTACGCCACGTCTTACTCGGGTCCGTCAGTTTCGGACTACCTCGCGAGCCCGCCCTACCCGAACTACGATCTCTCGTCAGTCTTCAGCGTGGCCTCGCAGTACCAGGGCGTGCCGTACGTCTACGGCGGCGCCACGCCGGCCGGCTTCGACTGCTCGGGCTTCGTCATGTACGTCTACGCGCAGTTCGGGATCGGCCTGCCGCACTCGTCGACGGGGCAGGGGGCCGCGGGAACCCGCATCTCCCTCGCGGACGCTCAGCCGGGTGACCTGGTCATCATGGATGGCCACGACGGCTTCTATGCCGGCAACGGAAATATCTTGCACGCCCCGTACGAAGGGGCATCCGTGCGCATTCAGCCCCTCTGGACGAGCGACTACTACATCGTTCGGCTCGGAATTTGA
- a CDS encoding HNH endonuclease — protein sequence MRTLILNAGYEPLAVVSFKRALILVLNDKATIVERDEGHPVWTSSGSWDRPSVILLTRYVRLPRSRVSPVSRRGVLRRDDHRCCYCGKTANTIDHVLPRSRGGRDTWDNLVACCLRCNNQKSNQTPAEMGWGMLYRPAVPHGAVWVVRGAESPQSQWDEYLARAA from the coding sequence ATGCGCACGCTGATACTCAACGCGGGGTATGAGCCCCTCGCCGTCGTCTCGTTCAAGCGGGCACTGATTCTGGTCCTGAACGACAAGGCGACAATCGTGGAACGCGACGAGGGGCATCCGGTCTGGACCTCATCCGGCAGCTGGGACCGCCCGAGCGTGATTCTGCTGACCCGTTACGTGCGGCTGCCCCGCTCACGGGTGTCACCCGTGAGCCGCCGGGGGGTGCTGCGTCGGGACGATCACCGCTGCTGTTACTGCGGGAAAACGGCAAACACCATTGACCACGTTCTTCCGCGGTCGCGGGGCGGGCGCGACACCTGGGACAATCTGGTGGCCTGCTGCCTGCGCTGCAACAACCAGAAGAGCAATCAGACTCCGGCCGAGATGGGCTGGGGGATGCTGTACCGCCCGGCGGTGCCGCACGGCGCGGTGTGGGTGGTGCGCGGCGCAGAGAGCCCGCAGTCGCAGTGGGACGAGTACCTGGCGCGCGCCGCATAA
- a CDS encoding CHAP domain-containing protein, protein MTTPGPSESLESAHALPSRRELRAQREAAEAGKAEPVAQIATEHVAAQSVEPVASGVVPPVAPRQRAMPSRRTRRRSPVTVVAALVAIPALFLTAGLPAYAFAPNSVDGVNAATAGHLRSQSEAQDLVVASGASHLAVARDTFSATSVEELALSAAERQREASAAAARAAVAEYKATGIRVEGDDYPWAFDATESQGGGLSPLGYYYRECVDFVAWRLNRDAGASAGPWRWTWSTMTPGGGDASNWARGWDSKGWITSTTPMVGAVAWFNYNHVAYVQSVSGDSVMLEEYNWMGSHTYHTRTVSAGDVPLYLYPPG, encoded by the coding sequence TTGACTACGCCCGGCCCGTCTGAATCTCTCGAGAGTGCGCACGCCCTTCCGTCACGACGGGAATTGCGAGCACAACGGGAGGCGGCGGAAGCCGGGAAAGCCGAGCCGGTTGCGCAGATCGCTACTGAGCATGTCGCTGCCCAGTCTGTCGAGCCAGTCGCCTCTGGTGTCGTGCCACCGGTCGCACCGCGGCAGCGCGCGATGCCCTCGCGCCGCACGCGGCGCCGCAGCCCTGTCACGGTCGTGGCGGCGCTCGTCGCCATTCCGGCGCTCTTCTTGACGGCGGGCCTTCCGGCCTACGCGTTCGCTCCGAACTCGGTCGATGGTGTGAACGCTGCAACCGCGGGACATCTGCGGTCGCAGAGTGAGGCGCAGGATCTCGTTGTCGCCAGCGGCGCATCCCACCTCGCGGTCGCGCGTGACACCTTCTCCGCCACGTCGGTCGAAGAGCTCGCGCTGAGCGCAGCGGAACGGCAGCGGGAGGCCTCGGCAGCTGCCGCTCGGGCGGCCGTCGCCGAGTACAAGGCCACGGGCATCCGGGTTGAGGGCGACGACTATCCGTGGGCCTTTGACGCCACCGAGAGCCAGGGTGGCGGTCTCTCTCCGCTCGGCTATTACTACCGCGAGTGTGTTGACTTCGTGGCGTGGCGACTCAACCGCGACGCCGGTGCAAGCGCCGGTCCGTGGCGATGGACCTGGAGCACGATGACTCCCGGTGGTGGCGATGCGTCAAACTGGGCCAGAGGCTGGGACAGCAAGGGTTGGATCACGAGCACGACACCGATGGTGGGCGCGGTGGCGTGGTTCAACTACAACCACGTCGCCTACGTGCAGTCGGTATCGGGTGATTCGGTGATGCTCGAGGAATACAACTGGATGGGCAGCCACACGTATCACACCCGTACCGTGTCGGCCGGGGACGTTCCGTTGTATCTGTACCCGCCCGGGTAA
- a CDS encoding replication-relaxation family protein translates to MNIRQRIGALEQHLTERDIAILKDLEQFRLLTTRHLQRLHFPAAPLGPHITVSGATRGTTRVLTRLEEHGVVTRLARRVGGIKHGSAVTIWQLGAAGDRLLRARRGDPIRRRYDEPGLTFATHMLAVAEVSVTLKEHAHATQFELLELKTEPACWRTFSGTGTSVLTLKPDLYAVTADATTETHSFIEVDQATEHLPAVLRKCHTYQRYERSGTEQRHRGLFPAVVWITPTQTRADQIRTTVLGDESLDSELFWVTTIENALRHLAPYPPTIT, encoded by the coding sequence ATGAACATTCGGCAGCGCATCGGCGCCCTCGAGCAGCATCTGACCGAGCGCGATATCGCCATCCTCAAAGACCTGGAACAGTTCCGACTGCTCACCACCCGCCACCTCCAGCGCCTCCACTTTCCAGCCGCACCGCTCGGACCTCACATCACCGTGAGCGGCGCAACCCGTGGCACCACCCGAGTGCTCACAAGGCTGGAAGAGCACGGCGTCGTCACCCGGCTGGCACGACGTGTCGGCGGAATCAAGCACGGCTCCGCCGTGACCATCTGGCAGCTCGGCGCAGCCGGCGACCGGCTTCTCCGCGCCCGCCGCGGCGACCCGATCCGCCGCCGATACGACGAACCTGGGCTTACCTTTGCCACCCACATGCTGGCCGTCGCCGAAGTTAGCGTGACGCTGAAAGAACACGCACACGCTACCCAGTTCGAGCTGCTGGAGTTGAAAACGGAACCGGCCTGCTGGCGCACCTTCAGCGGCACCGGCACCAGCGTGCTCACCTTGAAACCAGACCTCTACGCGGTCACCGCAGATGCGACCACCGAGACGCACTCATTCATCGAGGTCGACCAAGCCACCGAACACCTGCCGGCTGTGCTGCGAAAATGCCACACCTACCAGCGCTACGAACGCAGCGGCACCGAACAACGACACCGTGGGCTGTTCCCGGCCGTGGTCTGGATTACCCCGACGCAGACTCGTGCCGACCAAATCCGCACCACCGTCCTCGGCGACGAGAGCCTCGACAGCGAGCTGTTCTGGGTCACCACCATCGAAAACGCGCTCCGCCATCTGGCGCCCTACCCGCCGACCATCACCTAA
- a CDS encoding type IV secretory system conjugative DNA transfer family protein, with translation MREPFVFTRLYLQRPIEAGTVTQLLTRLMGSDVPRPLVLEVNANADGVAHLLGCAPTAMQAVKRLLSGGIPGIGYGAAARLDVATVGRVSAAPGGLPLAEVDPEQVVASLYGALASRRGSENVAVQLVLGRAHHPSHVSKQTPDPLQPLHSRLLDGTRPAPADVHRRLSNRASQTRLDTTVRIGVTAETHKRRMTLTWRVFGSLQLLESPGVRLTLTREAPTKWRQGTPSRSSLRLSAGELTPLLSLPLGERDYPGVPGLHPRLLPVPEIVSSSASVFATGTAPGPGPGRSIGIDPTSRLQHVVTTGPTGSGKSTLLEHLILSDIAAHRACVVIEPKRQLIDSTLDRVPIEAAERIVVIDAADERPVGFNPLDVGDRDPDIVVDGILAALAAVFEDGWGPRTEYLIQGALLSLARAGQNRPDPFTLIDLPRLLTDAAFRRPVISAVSDDPTLATFWAEFEEMRPGQRAAAIAAPLNKLRKLVLRKQLVAVLGQPRPRFRLRDVFRERNTVLVPLNDALIGTGAAKLLGSLIVAELWMATLERASEKEPTKRPGMVFIDEVQNYLHLPTSIADALATSRSYGVAWHLAHQYRGQLPVAMRAAFDTNARTKLCFALGPDDARDMARMAPVLSPEDFQALPPYEIYAHLIASGIPAGWCSAASLPPAPAVGASQQIRDASRDRYGALPLEPHVTPETPTTNQSEKSAPARSSHQKPRRS, from the coding sequence ATGCGTGAGCCTTTCGTCTTCACTCGCCTCTATTTGCAGCGCCCCATCGAGGCCGGCACCGTCACGCAACTGCTCACCCGGCTAATGGGCTCAGACGTACCCCGCCCGCTTGTTCTGGAAGTCAACGCCAACGCTGACGGCGTCGCACACCTGCTCGGGTGCGCACCGACTGCGATGCAGGCGGTAAAACGCCTCCTGTCGGGTGGAATACCGGGGATCGGGTACGGAGCCGCCGCTCGGCTGGACGTCGCCACGGTAGGGCGCGTGTCGGCAGCACCTGGCGGGCTTCCCTTGGCGGAGGTCGACCCGGAGCAGGTGGTCGCGTCGCTGTACGGTGCGCTGGCGTCCCGGCGCGGCTCGGAGAATGTCGCCGTGCAGTTGGTACTGGGGCGTGCGCATCACCCGAGCCATGTTTCAAAGCAGACGCCCGACCCGCTGCAGCCGCTGCACAGTCGACTCCTCGACGGCACCCGGCCTGCGCCCGCCGACGTCCACCGGCGCCTCAGCAACCGGGCAAGCCAAACCCGCCTGGACACCACCGTGCGCATCGGCGTTACCGCCGAGACACATAAGCGCCGGATGACCCTCACCTGGCGAGTCTTCGGCAGCCTCCAACTGCTGGAGAGCCCGGGCGTGCGGCTCACCCTCACCCGGGAAGCGCCAACCAAGTGGCGGCAGGGCACACCATCGCGCAGTAGCCTCCGCCTCAGCGCGGGTGAACTCACCCCACTCTTGAGCTTGCCCCTCGGAGAGCGAGACTACCCGGGCGTCCCCGGCTTGCACCCGCGCCTGCTTCCGGTGCCGGAGATAGTCAGCAGCTCGGCGTCGGTCTTCGCCACCGGCACCGCGCCCGGCCCCGGCCCCGGCCGCTCCATCGGCATCGATCCGACCAGTCGTCTGCAGCACGTAGTCACGACCGGGCCGACGGGGTCGGGGAAGTCCACACTGCTTGAACACCTGATCCTTTCCGACATCGCCGCCCATCGCGCCTGTGTTGTTATCGAGCCGAAGCGGCAACTCATCGACAGCACCCTCGATCGCGTCCCTATTGAGGCCGCGGAGCGCATCGTGGTTATTGACGCCGCCGATGAACGACCGGTCGGATTCAACCCACTCGATGTCGGCGACCGCGATCCTGACATCGTCGTCGACGGCATCCTTGCCGCTCTCGCTGCGGTCTTCGAGGACGGCTGGGGGCCACGCACCGAATACTTGATTCAAGGCGCGTTGCTCTCACTCGCCCGCGCAGGCCAGAACCGGCCCGATCCGTTCACGCTGATCGATCTACCGCGTCTGCTCACCGATGCCGCCTTCCGTCGCCCGGTGATCAGCGCCGTATCTGACGACCCGACGCTGGCGACGTTCTGGGCCGAGTTCGAAGAGATGCGCCCCGGGCAACGCGCGGCCGCCATCGCCGCACCCCTGAACAAGCTTCGTAAGCTCGTACTCCGAAAGCAACTGGTCGCCGTGCTCGGGCAGCCCCGGCCACGGTTCCGCCTGCGCGACGTCTTCCGGGAACGCAACACCGTTCTCGTGCCGCTCAACGATGCCCTCATCGGCACCGGCGCGGCCAAGCTGCTCGGTAGCCTCATCGTCGCTGAACTGTGGATGGCGACGCTGGAACGGGCGAGCGAGAAGGAACCAACCAAGCGCCCCGGAATGGTCTTCATCGACGAGGTGCAGAACTACCTCCATCTGCCGACGTCGATCGCCGACGCCCTGGCCACCTCGCGCTCGTATGGCGTCGCCTGGCATCTCGCGCACCAATATCGCGGGCAGCTCCCTGTCGCGATGCGCGCCGCGTTCGACACGAACGCCCGCACCAAGTTGTGCTTCGCACTCGGCCCAGACGATGCCCGCGACATGGCGCGAATGGCGCCAGTGCTGTCACCAGAAGATTTTCAAGCCCTCCCACCGTACGAGATCTACGCCCACCTGATCGCCAGCGGTATACCCGCAGGATGGTGCTCCGCCGCCAGCCTGCCACCCGCACCGGCAGTCGGTGCAAGCCAGCAGATCCGCGATGCGAGCCGAGACCGGTATGGGGCGCTCCCGCTCGAGCCTCACGTCACACCGGAAACCCCGACGACGAATCAGTCGGAGAAGAGTGCGCCCGCGAGGTCGTCACATCAGAAGCCGAGGCGCTCATGA
- a CDS encoding DNA-binding protein, whose translation MSETNPAAGYAAPGPTRTLAVRITDDLRAQLDVIAQLNDRSVTEEIRIALEAWVETSKSDPKVLERAETVRAEIEREAETKRNAISAIFGAEETSKTRSPRGKQAEA comes from the coding sequence ATGAGTGAGACAAATCCCGCCGCAGGCTATGCGGCACCCGGTCCAACGCGAACGCTCGCTGTTCGCATTACTGACGACCTGCGTGCGCAGTTGGACGTCATCGCCCAGCTCAACGACCGCAGCGTCACCGAAGAGATCCGAATCGCCCTCGAAGCCTGGGTCGAGACCAGCAAGTCCGACCCGAAGGTGCTCGAGCGCGCCGAGACGGTCAGGGCTGAGATCGAGCGAGAGGCCGAGACCAAGCGCAACGCGATCTCGGCCATCTTTGGCGCCGAGGAGACTTCGAAGACTCGGAGCCCTCGCGGGAAACAGGCTGAGGCCTAA
- a CDS encoding type I restriction-modification system subunit M — translation MVVALKKSDLYSSLWKGADELRGGMDASQYKDYVLTLLFVKYVSDKAKGDTSSLIDVPAGGSFDDLVTFKGDKEIGDKINKSIGKLAEANDLQKVIDLADFNDEEKLGKGKEMQDRLTKLIAIFQDLDFRGSRAEGDDLLGDAYEYLMRHFATESGKSKGQFYTPAEVSRVMAQLIGITPSTSKSATVYDPACGSGSLLLKVADAAPNGLTIYGQEKDNATWALARMNMILHGNEIADIRKGDTITSPQLTTNDKLDTFDFLVANPPFSVKSWSNGLENEYGRFDGYGRPPEKNGDYAFLLHMLKSLKSNGKGAVILPHGVLFRGNAEAAIRKRIIRRGYIKGIIGLPSNLFYGTGIPACILILDKENAQDRTGIFMIDASKGFAKDGPKNRLRPRDMHKIVDAFTKQLEVTGYSRTVPLSEIESEANDYNLNIPRYIDSSEPEDVQDLHAHIHGGIPNRDLDALDGFWTAFPSLRSELFRPLREGYSELLTDKSDVPQTITSAPEYLAFAEGVRNHVASWWAAHRNEMTAITHTTKPSVLISSLSEELLDGFRKRPLIDEYSVYEQLMSYWNDSMHDDVALIMNEGWDAAAKPRKTIEDKNRKLTETPDLVLGSGRSASKYKMDLIPPALIVARYFADVQTKLDELNAAAEVASQAVTEFVEENSSDDGVLVEAMDDGKITKALATARLKVAKLERTADEVAGLAKLLALYETEADAKKKAKNAAAALDAETLAKYGQLNIDDAQTLVIDDKWGASVARGVGGELVKPIQQLSVRLAVLGDRYHSTLSDIEAEVEALSADVTKHLKEMGIL, via the coding sequence GTGGTAGTGGCTCTCAAAAAGTCAGATCTGTACAGCTCCCTCTGGAAGGGTGCAGACGAACTTCGTGGTGGCATGGACGCCTCGCAGTACAAGGACTATGTGCTCACACTGTTGTTCGTAAAGTACGTCAGCGACAAGGCGAAGGGCGACACCTCCAGCCTTATTGACGTTCCCGCTGGCGGCTCATTCGACGACCTCGTCACTTTCAAGGGCGACAAGGAAATCGGCGACAAGATCAATAAGTCAATCGGCAAACTCGCCGAGGCCAACGATCTACAGAAGGTCATCGACCTCGCTGACTTCAACGATGAAGAAAAGCTTGGCAAGGGCAAGGAGATGCAGGATCGGCTGACCAAGCTGATCGCGATCTTCCAGGACCTCGACTTTCGTGGCTCTCGCGCCGAAGGCGACGACCTCCTCGGAGATGCCTATGAATATCTGATGCGACACTTTGCAACCGAGTCCGGCAAATCGAAGGGGCAGTTCTATACGCCTGCCGAAGTCTCGCGCGTGATGGCGCAGTTGATCGGCATCACACCGTCGACTTCGAAGTCGGCCACCGTCTATGACCCAGCTTGTGGCTCGGGCTCACTACTACTCAAAGTCGCCGACGCTGCTCCAAACGGCCTGACTATCTACGGCCAGGAGAAAGATAACGCCACTTGGGCGCTTGCCCGGATGAACATGATTCTGCACGGCAACGAGATCGCCGACATCCGCAAGGGCGACACGATCACGAGTCCGCAACTGACCACGAACGACAAACTCGACACCTTCGACTTCCTCGTGGCCAACCCACCTTTCTCGGTGAAGTCATGGAGCAACGGCCTCGAGAACGAATACGGCCGCTTCGACGGGTATGGCCGGCCTCCTGAGAAGAACGGCGACTACGCGTTCCTCCTGCACATGCTCAAGTCGCTCAAGTCGAACGGCAAGGGCGCGGTAATTCTTCCGCACGGTGTCCTCTTCCGCGGTAATGCAGAGGCTGCCATACGCAAGAGGATCATCCGCCGCGGCTACATCAAGGGCATCATTGGTCTGCCTTCCAACCTGTTTTATGGCACCGGCATCCCGGCCTGCATTCTGATTCTCGACAAGGAGAATGCTCAGGATCGCACCGGCATCTTCATGATCGACGCCTCCAAAGGCTTCGCAAAAGATGGTCCGAAGAACCGTTTGCGGCCGCGCGATATGCACAAGATCGTTGACGCATTCACCAAACAACTTGAGGTGACTGGCTACTCGCGCACGGTGCCGCTCAGTGAGATCGAGAGCGAAGCGAACGACTACAACCTCAATATCCCGCGCTATATCGACTCATCCGAGCCGGAGGACGTTCAAGACCTGCATGCGCACATCCATGGGGGTATCCCGAACCGCGATCTCGATGCGCTGGACGGTTTTTGGACGGCCTTTCCGTCGCTTCGCTCCGAGCTGTTCCGGCCGCTACGGGAGGGTTACTCAGAACTCCTCACCGACAAGAGTGACGTGCCGCAGACGATCACGAGTGCGCCCGAGTATCTTGCCTTCGCGGAGGGCGTTCGGAACCACGTCGCATCGTGGTGGGCTGCGCACCGCAACGAGATGACCGCAATTACACACACGACGAAGCCGAGCGTATTGATCAGCTCGCTCTCCGAAGAGCTACTCGACGGGTTCCGTAAGCGGCCACTGATTGACGAGTACTCCGTTTACGAGCAGCTGATGAGTTATTGGAACGACTCGATGCATGACGACGTCGCTCTCATAATGAACGAAGGGTGGGATGCGGCCGCCAAGCCCCGCAAGACCATCGAAGACAAAAACCGGAAGCTCACCGAGACACCTGACCTCGTTCTCGGCAGTGGTCGGAGTGCGTCGAAATACAAAATGGATCTCATTCCGCCCGCACTAATCGTTGCACGGTACTTTGCCGACGTGCAGACAAAACTAGACGAGCTGAATGCAGCGGCTGAAGTTGCCAGCCAGGCAGTAACTGAGTTCGTCGAGGAGAACTCGAGTGATGACGGGGTGCTCGTCGAGGCGATGGATGACGGCAAGATCACCAAGGCGCTCGCAACCGCTCGCCTCAAGGTGGCAAAGTTAGAGCGAACGGCCGACGAGGTTGCTGGCCTCGCGAAGCTGCTCGCGCTCTACGAGACCGAGGCTGACGCAAAGAAGAAGGCGAAGAATGCCGCGGCTGCACTCGATGCGGAGACACTGGCCAAGTACGGCCAGCTCAACATTGACGATGCGCAAACACTCGTCATTGACGACAAGTGGGGTGCATCGGTCGCTCGCGGTGTTGGAGGCGAACTCGTCAAGCCCATTCAACAGCTCAGCGTTCGACTCGCTGTGCTCGGCGATCGCTACCACAGCACGCTGTCCGACATCGAGGCCGAGGTTGAAGCGCTCAGCGCCGACGTGACCAAGCACCTCAAAGAGATGGGGATCCTATGA